Within the Rosa rugosa chromosome 2, drRosRugo1.1, whole genome shotgun sequence genome, the region GAGGGTCATTTTTACTTTATTGCTTCggagtttctaggtttttgtttgaaataatggtgCGTAGattttctaaaaggtgggtgtactgggagTATtatgggttcttgttcttgtttagaATAGGAGTTTTAGGGTACTctgaggaacgattctttctgtcgaccccataggagtatttcgtttttgtactgcttgttgaatctatataatgggctgacctcttttgatcaaaaaaaaaaaaaaaaaaaaaacaacgtgATATTGGAAGAAAATTAAAGTATAGTTGTTTCACTCAAAATTCAGCTGATCTtcgacggtttcattaatcaaggcttgagggcggCCGCatcagccctttattgaaaaaaaaaaaaaaaaaagtctatcagacttttattattttaaaaaaaatgtttagaAATTTTAAAATATCTATTCAAATTTAGTGGTATTCAAAAGTTGAATGATTTTCAATGATTTCATTAAATGATGGATTGTGGAGGATTTTAGAGAACTTGGTATAAATagcaaattgaaaagaaatccAGTCTCCCTCCCAAGAAATTTTGACACACTCTATCTCTTTTTGAACTAAAGTGTTGATGCTCCTTCAAATGATGATGAGTCCACTTATATTTCCCAACTAACTTTTTTTGTGTGTGGATGATATATCAACAACTAGTTTTTTTGTGAGCAGTCTCCAACTTACACTAGACTTATATATGTCACTTTTATGAGCTTCTATTGGTGCTAATTGCTCGGGGGTATCAAGCTGAGGCGAAAACCGGGACCAATTGGCAAAATTAGATATGAGATATTGGCCTGAGGTTTAAGATCAGTGGATGAGAAAATTTGAAACTTGTTGAGAATGTAAAAAAAGAAAGTAGGGGTAAAATTAGGCCTGACAACAGTGCGGTCACAGGCGGGTTATGGGCGGTCTTAACGGGCTCAACCCGTTATCTTAACGTGTTATAACGGGTTGAGCCCAATGGGTTCGCGGGTTacccgttggaacccgttaagaccgcttaggtttttttattttttattttttattttaaattcttttctAATCAATTACCCATTGAAACCCGTTAATAAATTGATCATGGAAACCCGTTACGACCCGCTAACATAAAAATGGCAAAGTGAAAGAAGCTGAGCTCGTCGGCGAATTCCttggggtaaaatggtattaaaaaaaaaaaaacaaaaaaaaaaaactttatggggtattagggaagactcccttagagtgttttggataaggatgaattaaaaaaacttaattgggtagtgggaaaaaaatctctaaaaatggggtaaatggacaaaaactctttttttaatttctaatCAGGTTAGATGGGTTTCGTCGGACAGCCCGTTTCCGCCCGTTAACTAACGGGTTGACAGCCCATTAACACGTATATTATCAGGCGGAAATAAATGAGTTTTAAGCGGGCGATTAACGGGTCATGAGCTGAATTGCCAGGCCTAGGTAAAATAAGTTAGATTGAGCCACAAGACTTGCTTATATATGAGCTCATACAAAAGAGAGActtatacccaaaaaaaaaaaaaaaaatcaccattTGATAAATATTTATCAAATACAGCACCACGTTTTTATTTGCCTAGGGAAGTGTCTCATTTCACTTATTTAGCCTTTTTCATATGAATTGAACTGAACTGAAGCCAAGCACTCTCCTTCTGTTTGGTTTTCCTCACTCATATCACAAGGTAAGAGCCAAtattttcatctctctctctctctctctctctctagaatttCCCTTGTTTTTATCTTTAATTCAAAAGCTGTCACTTGGGTGAGAAATCTTTTCTATTTCGTTGAATTCTGTCTAAGGTTGATCATGGAATATGCTTTTGATTAATTTAGGGCAGCTGAAAGTGAAATAGCTGGTGTTGCAAATGATGCATACCAGGTGTTTGATAAAATGCCACAAAGGCAACCTCCAAGCTGAACTGCTCTATTTTTCAATGGGCAAGGGTCCCAGTATAGTTTACATATAGTTTCATAGAACGCTCGTTGTTAACATTCTACATGATCCTGAAATCTTTGAAACTGATTTTGTTTCAGACTTGGTCTTTCTCCAATACCCATGTTGTTAAAAAAGTGAAATGTTTATACAGCTACTGGGTTCCGACAATTCTCTCAATATGTTCCATAAAATGCCGCAATTCACAGAAAGACTGTATCCATTGTTTCATtcatcttgtttttgtttttcttttataatcTCCAGGTTCTACTGTCCTTCAGTCGTCAAGTCTGCATTTTGGGTAACCACAGCTTTTGGTCGTGGAAGGTTAACAAGAAGCAACCATGGATGGTACGTGCAGAGTTATATGCTTTGATGTTTATTAGTATTCGTCGTGTTGATAGTCTCGACTCTTAAcaacttttactttttttttgtttttgttttttgtgcgTTGATGAAAATTGGAATCGAGTCTACTGCTGTAATGGTCTTGTGTCCACAAAATTGTCTCACTATCTTTACAATCCTCATGATTTCAATTGCATTACCTTGTACTCTAGCACTATGTTACTTTGGTTTCAATAAGTTATTTGATGCTAAACGATTTTGTTCTGGTGGCTTTGAAAAAGAATTTTAAAACAACGAATATGAGTTCAACTAAATGGCCTTCTTCCGTAAATTAATCTATTGATAGTCATGATTTTTAGGCCTCGTTCCAGAATATTAAATTTCTGAATTATGAAGAATTGTCGTAGTTTCCACTATCCAATTTCACTTGTTGCCTCAATAATATGTAACAAGCTCCTCCTTTGATGTTGTCACCTCAACCTGTCACCTGTTGACATCCAATCCcaacttctctctttttttttcctttcactgTTGATGAGAATGTCAGAAATTATTTAGCCCAAATGATATATTTCTTGAATTTGTAACTGAGTTATAATCAAGATTTTGATGCTGCCTTTTCTGGGCTGCAGTTGATTCACAACCAACTATGGAGGAAACCATTTTGGTGGGAGATGATCTAATGATGGGCCCGCCATCACCAATAATTCCACAAGAAATTGCTTCTCATGTGCTTGAAGGTGTTGATTTGTGTGATGGGATTTTAAAGAATCTATTTCTATGTGAGTTGTGTACTTTATTGTTATAATGAATTCAACTCGTTCCATGCAttctatatattttatttatttatttattttaatgcAGGGGAAACAATTTGAAATGCATAGCATAGACTGTATAGGCCTCTGTTTGCTAAGTTTTTGAAATAACTGGAAATGGGGAAATCCATAATAGTCAAATAAACCTTAAAGTTTTAAATCAATAGTTGCTGTTGTCAAAGTACACCTTCACATCATATGCTTAAAGTAGATTTGGAtactctctttttttgtttccCCTAAAGAACAGAAACCATGAAATaataatagtaaaaaaaaaaaaaacaaacaaactgacCAGTTTCCTACCGTTTGTGAATTATCAGAGAGGTTTGCTTGATCGTGTAGTAGATTCTAGTTTAAACAACCTGGGGCATAGGTATAGTTGGTTTCTTGATGGATTGGACCAAAACTTTTGCTATTAGAAATTGTTTTACACTGAAGTCGTTGTATTGCAGGTCTACAAATCAATGATATTGAGCCATTCTGTCAAGATGAGCTTGCTATGTATAAACAGTGTGCTGAAAAAAGAGTGAGATGTTTACTATGGATTTTGTCTTCTGCCTCTCTTCAATGTTTATGTCTTGTATGGAGGTTGGCAGAGTATTTGACTCTAATGCTTTGCTTTTGTTGGCATCTGCAGGATCGGGAACTGAGGAAACGACTTCAGGACAGTGAGCAGAAACTGGGGTTGTCGATGCCTTTAAATGATGCAAAGGAAAGAGCTTCTCAGCTTGAAACAGAGGTCACATCATTAGATAGGTATGTTCTGAAATGGTTACAAGTAATGGAAGTAGCTATGAAGTACCTGAAGCACTTTGCTTCATTGTTGTACCATCATGTCATACCATCATGTCATATGTTAATTCAAGCAATGATTGGCAGGCACAACCAGTCAACCTTTGTCATGGTATTTTATTGTTAGTTTTCCTATGTGAGTTTTTCTTGAAATAGGATAAATTAATTGCGTCCTAACTTCTTATACCAAGTTTACACTGCATGCATGATGGTATCTTTCAGTCCTTAGGCCTTAACACCAGATTATAGGCGTGATTTAACGTAGTTATATTTCACTGATCGGCGGATAAGTTCATAGTTTATTATTTGTGTTGTTCTGGTTGAGAACTTGGTGCATTTGTTTTAGGAGCTGGCAGATACAATTTTTGGAGTTCTCTGCAAGTTTCTATGCTAGCCTTTCCAGCATTTTCTGCACCAAACTGTTTACAATCTAGTGGAATGAAAGAAACtgagtgatatatatatatatatattcaaaattGAGATCATAAATCGCGTAGGAAAGGATTGGAAAGCTTTAATGTGGACCTACCCACCTCTCTTCCCATCTATATAGCCTGGGAATGGAATGGCAAAAAGTTTTTCGACGTACCAGCACTCTACCCAAAGCCCTATTACCCATCACAAATTTGCTGCAACTAAAAAGTGGTAATGCCTGATTTTAGGTGCATTTCCTTACACTTCATGTACTTTAATTTCTTCTGAGTTTAGGGGCAgttccttttttgttttctcaAGAGTCCTGATTCTTATCTATTAGCCTTTGTCTTTTGTTTGCTGTGTTTCTGTTGCACCTGTTTCTCATCTGTTCTGGAAATTGGAGTGCAGCTGTTGTTTAGCTTCTTGAAATTATGGTTCTTCTGGTTCTCTGTGTAGCTGTTGTCTCTGTTGTTGATAGCTCTCTAAGTTTAGTGGATTTATTATCCTCTGCActgcaatttcttcttcttatatAAGATCGAATGAAAATTATTTTGAATGCAAAGTTTTTGCCAGTTGTCTGCCCAAGCTATACCTTATCCAAGTTTTGTGGAGAGATAATGACCTGAACTTTAGGTTACTAAATTACCTTTCCATTGTATTAATTAAAATCATAATTGTCTCATTTATCTAGCCCAAGGAATAGTGTTAGGGTAGATTGTTCTGTTTCATGCTTCCCTAGAACCATCATTGCTCTGCACCTTACTTTCTCACTAACATGTATATGATGGGTGCTATCATTTAAATATCTTTTGTTCTGCTTCTGTAGGCGCTTGATTCTCGCTAGTGGACTTGAAGGCATAGAAGGATTTCGCCAGAGATGGAGTTTGCACGGTCGCCTTACAGACACCAAGTAGGTTTTGTTCATATAATTGCATTTCTGATGTAGCAAGGCGTGGATTCACCAAGACCTTCCACATGGGTCTGTATCCTCCCTGGGCACAGATGGATCTGACCTGCATCCGTGTTTTTTGCAGGAAAAGGTTGGAGTCCTTGAAGCAGGGAATGGAGTACAGGAAAAGGGAGTAAGGAGAGTATATTTATGTGTGAATCCACTTTCCTTGAGGAGTGAGTAAGGAATTTTTCAGGAATGCACATGTAATTTTGGTATACCTAAAATATTCTTAATGAATATTATTAGTGTAGTTGTGGTACTGGTTGGAAATTTCGTTTGTTTTGGATGATGCTATTGGTAATGCCTTACCTTTGAGCCTACCATGTGTTGTATACTCGTGTAATAAGTATAACGAATTGTATTACAGAGAGATGTATTCTACCTTGGAATTCGAGTTGAACTTGTGTAGACCAAATTATAGAGAGATTCTATTGAAATTTTGACATAATTTCTCGTAAAATAGGCTATTCAAAAACCTGGAAATCAGTCTTAACACATTTCTAATATCATAATCCTTCAATAAACTTTCATTTAAGTCATCCGATCCTCACAAAACCAATCACCACCAACCAAAATATGAGGGTGTCCGACCTAAAGAGTGTTACAAATCAAGCTGGCAGTATGTATTTGCGGCTGCATCTGAAATTTATGATGGGTTGATTTTGTATCGGGAAAGGGATCATGCCACTCATCGTTCAAGAGTTGTAATATGTGAATGATTCATTTGAGAGCTTGAATTGTTGGAATAGAAATAGTATTTAGGATGCGGTTGCATATAGATTATTTGTTTTAGATTGCCTATATACCCTTGTGGTTGATCGCACATGTAGTTTCAGGCATTTGAAAATTAAATGGGtaaatgacccatttatttttggatttgtgtttaAGATATTTTTGAGGTTTAAATCTCTTGATGTTTGGGTAATTTGGAAAGGGTTGGATATTTCTTGGTGTTTGGGTGAATTTGACAAGTGAAGAAGATCAGATGAATTTGACTGGCGAAGTCAGGGATTCGATTTGAAGTCGTGGTTAGATCTAGTAGATCGCTAGATTGTCTACGTACTCTTTGTGGGATCGAACCAACCGCAATTCATTATTTGAGGTATTCAAGTTTTCTTAGGAAAATAATGAATCAAAACAATTTCATTTTGGGTTCCGAAGCATTTTTTTACGAAGCCAATGTTCAGATGTTCAGGTATTTTTGATTTAGACACCCCTATTATCGAGTCTCGCCGAACTAAATTAAGCCCAAATTTTGAGCCTACACCCAGAAAATCTTTTAGGCCCCAAATTTGATACCCGCAATTGCCAATTCATACATTGCTTCCTATCAAGTTTGAAAATTGTTTTGGATCGAAATTGTAGTTGTGTTTTCAGCactattgaaaatttgaaatgtgAATTCAATACAATGAAATTTGATAATGAAAACCCCTTGGTTGAATAAAGCTTTGGTAATGTGTTTTATGATTTAGATTAGGTTGCATGTCAACAAGTTTCTCCGTCCTAAGCTTTAGGGATTTCAGTTGTTGAGCTGGTTTTCTTTCTCATTTATGTCTGATTTGATCAGATTCATACTTAGTaatgcttttaattttttttttttgaataattagTAATGCTTTTAATTATTTTGAAAGCAAAGTTTTTGCCGGTTGTCTGCCCAAGCTATTCCTTTATCCTAGTTTTGTGGAGAGATAATGACCGGAGCATTGGGTCACTGAATTACCTTTCCATTATCTTAAATAAAATCATGAGTACCTCATTTATATAGCCCAAGGAAGTGTTTGGGTGGATTGTTCTGTTTCATGCTTCCTAGAACCATCCTTGCTTTGCACCTTGATTTCTCACCAACATGTATATGATGCTTGAACCACATTTTACAGTCTTGCTCTTCTCTTTCAGACCTTAAATGCATCCATGCTAAAATCATTGAAACTGGGTACTATCAAAACCTCCCCCTCTTAAACAAAGCTTGTAACTCTGGCTTCTTGCCTTCTTCTATGGCCCCACATGGACTATGCACGGAGCCTGTTCAATGCCATGCCTGAAAGAGATGTTTGGAACACCTTGATAAGGGGTTATGCTGATCGGGGACCTTGTCATGAAGCCATAGCTTTGTACAGAAAAATGCATCGAAGTGGTTTTTCACTCGATAACTATACTTTTCCCTTTGTACGTAGTTCGGTCTTGTGCGGTGCAATCGGCTTTGAGAGAAGGGAAAGAAGTGCATTGTAACATAATTAAAAATGGGTTTAGTTCTGATGTATTTGTTCAGAGCTCCTTGGTGAGTATGTATGCACAGAACGGTGAAACTTTGAACTCAGAACTTGTTATTAACGAAATGGTTGAGAAGAACATAATTTCCTGGACTGAAATGATAGCAGGCTATGTGAAAAATGGGTTCTATAAAGAAGGGTTGAGTGTTTTGCACGACATGGTAGCTTCAGGTTCCCAACCAAATGTGGTTACACTGGTCAGCATCCTCCCTGCTTGTGCTAGTTTGGAATTTTTGGATTTAGGAAAACTAATTCATTGTCATGGAGTTAAAGTTGGAGTTGGCTCAGAATTTGAAAAAGACTCTCTGACTCTAGATCtggaacgcgcctcacgcgcttTCCCCAAAACCCATTTGCTGTTACTCAACTCCTCTCCCGATTGGCCGTCGATCTCGCCTTCCCTGAGCTATCTCCGGCTTCTTGAAGGCACTGGTGGCGACTCCGGCGTTTGTGTTCTCCGCCCTTCCACCGGGAAGCGGCGGAGCAAGAGATTTTCAGATGATGCAACGGAAACGTACGAAGAATGGAGGCGATATTTCGTCTGACCTCGAAGCACTTCTCATGGAAGATCTTGATTCTTCCATTCAACCCACTCCAATTCAGCAAACTGATGCGAGCTATGTGAGCAAGTTGAAAAACCCGGTCAATCGCTACAGCAAGACCATGACTGAGGACTTTGAATTCACCGATGAGGATTGCTCCTACACTCAAGGCAAACATGGCCAAAATGTCTCGTTCTCTGAGAAGGTACACAATAAACTTGACTTTGATTGGCGGTGTGCTGTTGTTGTTAAGCTCATGGGTAAACCAAACTCTACGAATACTTTCGATTTCATGTTGAAAGGGTTAAGAAGGAAATGGCAAGTCAAAGGGGGTTGGCACCTCATTGATCTTCCTAATGACTTCTTCATTGTCAAATTCAATTTGGAAGAAGATATGAATAGTGTGTTGTGTGGTGGACCTTGGATTTTGGTCGGTCAAACCTTGATTGTTAGAAAGTGGAGACCTGATTTTGATCCTTTGAATGAGTTTATTGGGAAAATATAGGAGCTCATCGAACTGAACTTGTAGAGTGAGACCTGTACTTCGTCGCCTTTTGCGAGTCAAGCTACTTAATTTCAGAACTTGTCTTCTTCTTAGGTACTTCCCGCTTGTGGCAATGCTCTTATTTTACAACGGTAAGGACGATTGCTTCCATTACTGACCAGAAAGACACCAAATTCTCCTTTAGGTGCTTCAACTGCGGTATAGGTAGAAGAAGCTGGTACGGAAAAACCTTGGGAATCGTGGGTGCCGTAGAGCTTCTCATAGAAATACAAAAACGTATCGCCCAAAAACGCGTGATTCATTAAGTGAAAGACGCTAACCGAATAGTTAGAGATGCTGCAAGCAAAGATCATATGGCTTTATGGGTCCGAAACTGTGGCTTGCCTGTCAAATTCTTTAAGGATTATACTGTGGCTAAAATTGGCAGAGTTCTAGGAGATGTTGTTAAGGTTGATCAAGTTACTATTGGCCAAGCTAGAGGCAAATTTGCCAGAGTCTGTATTGAAGTTGATCTTAGCAAACCCCTGCGTCCTTTTGTTGAGGTGGAATCTGTTGCCTACCATGTTGTTTATGAAGGAATCTCTATGATCTGTTTTGAATGTGGTTGTTTTGGTCATGCTAAGGACAAGTGCCCAACTCTGCACACTGAACCAAGTGTTAACTCTCAAGATCAGGATGCCGGTAGTAACACCAATGAACAGGTAATGGTGCCCAAAGCAACTTCTGATTCTCAACAGGACATGGACACTTCCCAAGCTCATTCTATTCTCAAGGAGGACATGGGGCCATGGATGCTAATGAATTACAGGAATAAGAGGAGAACCAATGATAGTGGGGGAGCAAAGAAAACTATCAACAAGGGTTCTCGATTTACTGTGCTACAAGATGAGGAGGAACTGCCTTCTCATGAACCTGAGACTATTATTGATAATGCAACCAAACCTTTAACCCCTCCCATTGTGAAATTGTGGGCTAGCTTCCAggataaaaag harbors:
- the LOC133730576 gene encoding uncharacterized protein LOC133730576, translating into MALWVRNCGLPVKFFKDYTVAKIGRVLGDVVKVDQVTIGQARGKFARVCIEVDLSKPLRPFVEVESVAYHVVYEGISMICFECGCFGHAKDKCPTLHTEPSVNSQDQDAGSNTNEQVMVPKATSDSQQDMDTSQAHSILKEDMGPWMLMNYRNKRRTNDSGGAKKTINKGSRFTVLQDEEELPSHEPETIIDNATKPLTPPIVKLWASFQDKKKNFNKPSAAKAGANSAPMILVLVPHPWGP
- the LOC133732288 gene encoding uncharacterized protein LOC133732288 isoform X3; this translates as MDGLQINDIEPFCQDELAMYKQCAEKRDRELRKRLQDSEQKLGLSMPLNDAKERASQLETEVTSLDRRLILASGLEGIEGFRQRWSLHGRLTDTKKRLESLKQGMEYRKRE
- the LOC133732288 gene encoding uncharacterized protein LOC133732288 isoform X1, with protein sequence MDVDSQPTMEETILVGDDLMMGPPSPIIPQEIASHVLEGVDLCDGILKNLFLCLQINDIEPFCQDELAMYKQCAEKRDRELRKRLQDSEQKLGLSMPLNDAKERASQLETEVTSLDRRLILASGLEGIEGFRQRWSLHGRLTDTKKRLESLKQGMEYRKRE
- the LOC133732288 gene encoding uncharacterized protein LOC133732288 isoform X2, whose translation is MDVDSQPTMEETILVGDDLMMGPPSPIIPQEIASHVLEGLQINDIEPFCQDELAMYKQCAEKRDRELRKRLQDSEQKLGLSMPLNDAKERASQLETEVTSLDRRLILASGLEGIEGFRQRWSLHGRLTDTKKRLESLKQGMEYRKRE